The following are encoded in a window of Streptomyces sp. Go-475 genomic DNA:
- a CDS encoding polyribonucleotide nucleotidyltransferase, whose product MENETHYAEAVIDNGAFGTRTIRFETGRLAKQAAGSAVAYLDDDTMVLSATTASKNPKDQLDFFPLTVDVEERMYAAGKIPGSFFRREGRPSEDAILTCRLIDRPLRPSFKKGLRNEIQVVATIMALNPDHLYDVVAINAASASTQLAGLPFSGPIGGVRVALINGQWVAFPTHTELEDAVFDMVVAGRTLEDGDVAIMMVEAEATEKTIQLVKGGAEAPTEEVVAAGLEAAKPFIKVLCKAQADLASKAAKPTGEFPIFLDYQDDVLEALTAAVKPELAQALTIAGKQEREAELDRVKQLAAEKLLPEFEGREKEISAAYRSLTKQLVRERVIKEKKRIDGRGLTDIRTLAAEVEAIPRVHGSAVFERGETQILGVTTLNMLRMEQQLDTLSPVTRKRYMHNYNFPPYSTGETGRVGSPKRREIGHGALAERALIPVLPTREEFPYAIRQVSEALSSNGSTSMGSVCASTMSLLNAGVPLKAPVAGIAMGLISQEIEGETHYVTLTDILGAEDAFGDMDFKVAGTKEFVTALQLDTKLDGIPASVLGAALKQARDARLHILDVMMEAIDTPDEMSPNAPRIITVKIPVDKIGEVIGPKGKMINQIQEDTGAEITIEDDGTIYIGAADGPAAEAARATINGIANPTMPEVGERYLGTVVKTTTFGAFVSLLPGKDGLLHISQIRKLAGGKRVENVEDVLGVGAKVQVEIAEIDSRGKLSLIPVIEGEDNDETKDDTDK is encoded by the coding sequence GTGGAGAACGAGACCCACTACGCCGAGGCCGTCATCGACAACGGCGCCTTCGGCACCCGCACCATCCGCTTCGAGACGGGCCGCCTGGCCAAGCAGGCCGCCGGCTCCGCCGTGGCGTACCTGGACGACGACACCATGGTGCTGTCGGCCACCACCGCCTCCAAGAACCCCAAGGACCAGCTCGACTTCTTCCCGCTCACGGTGGACGTCGAGGAGCGGATGTACGCCGCCGGCAAGATCCCCGGCAGCTTCTTCCGCCGCGAGGGCCGTCCCTCCGAGGACGCGATCCTCACCTGCCGCCTGATCGACCGCCCGCTGCGCCCGTCCTTCAAGAAGGGCCTGCGCAACGAGATCCAGGTCGTGGCCACGATCATGGCGCTCAACCCCGACCACCTGTACGACGTCGTGGCGATCAACGCCGCCTCCGCGTCCACGCAACTGGCCGGCCTGCCCTTCTCCGGCCCGATCGGCGGCGTCCGCGTCGCGCTGATCAACGGCCAGTGGGTGGCCTTCCCGACGCACACCGAGCTCGAGGACGCCGTCTTCGACATGGTCGTCGCGGGCCGCACCCTGGAGGACGGCGACGTCGCGATCATGATGGTCGAGGCCGAGGCCACCGAGAAGACGATCCAGCTGGTCAAGGGCGGCGCCGAGGCCCCCACCGAGGAGGTCGTCGCCGCCGGTCTCGAGGCCGCGAAGCCCTTCATCAAGGTCCTCTGCAAGGCCCAGGCCGACCTCGCGTCCAAGGCCGCCAAGCCCACCGGCGAGTTCCCGATCTTCCTCGACTACCAGGACGACGTCCTGGAGGCGCTGACGGCCGCCGTCAAGCCCGAGCTCGCCCAGGCGCTCACCATCGCCGGCAAGCAGGAGCGCGAGGCCGAGCTGGACCGCGTCAAGCAGCTCGCCGCCGAGAAGCTCCTGCCGGAGTTCGAGGGCCGCGAGAAGGAGATCTCCGCCGCGTACCGCTCGCTCACCAAGCAGCTGGTCCGCGAGCGCGTGATCAAGGAGAAGAAGCGCATCGACGGCCGCGGGCTGACGGACATCCGTACGCTCGCCGCCGAGGTCGAGGCCATCCCGCGCGTCCACGGCTCCGCCGTGTTCGAGCGTGGCGAGACCCAGATCCTCGGTGTCACCACGCTGAACATGCTCCGCATGGAGCAGCAGCTGGACACGCTGTCGCCGGTGACGCGCAAGCGCTACATGCACAACTACAACTTCCCGCCGTACTCCACCGGCGAGACCGGCCGCGTCGGCTCCCCCAAGCGCCGCGAGATCGGCCACGGCGCCCTCGCCGAGCGCGCCCTGATCCCGGTCCTGCCGACGCGCGAGGAGTTCCCCTACGCGATCCGCCAGGTCTCCGAGGCGCTCAGCTCCAACGGCTCGACGTCGATGGGCTCGGTCTGCGCCTCCACCATGTCGCTGCTGAACGCCGGTGTGCCCCTGAAGGCCCCGGTCGCCGGTATCGCCATGGGCCTGATCTCCCAGGAGATCGAGGGCGAGACGCACTACGTCACCCTCACCGACATCCTCGGTGCGGAGGACGCCTTCGGCGACATGGACTTCAAGGTCGCCGGCACCAAGGAGTTCGTCACCGCCCTCCAGCTCGACACCAAGCTGGACGGCATCCCCGCCTCCGTCCTCGGCGCTGCCCTCAAGCAGGCCCGTGACGCCCGCCTCCACATCCTCGACGTGATGATGGAAGCGATCGACACGCCGGACGAGATGTCCCCGAACGCCCCGCGGATCATCACCGTCAAGATCCCCGTGGACAAGATCGGCGAGGTCATCGGCCCCAAGGGCAAGATGATCAACCAGATCCAGGAGGACACGGGCGCCGAGATCACCATCGAGGACGACGGCACGATCTACATCGGTGCCGCCGACGGCCCCGCCGCCGAGGCCGCCCGCGCCACGATCAACGGCATCGCCAACCCGACGATGCCCGAGGTCGGCGAGCGCTACCTCGGTACGGTCGTGAAGACGACCACCTTCGGCGCGTTCGTCTCCCTGCTCCCCGGCAAGGACGGTCTGCTGCACATCTCGCAGATCCGCAAGCTGGCCGGCGGCAAGCGCGTGGAGAACGTCGAGGACGTCCTCGGTGTGGGCGCCAAGGTCCAGGTCGAGATCGCCGAGATCGACTCCCGCGGCAAGCTCTCCCTGATCCCGGTCATCGAGGGCGAAGACAACGATGAGACGAAGGACGACACCGACAAGTGA